The following coding sequences lie in one bacterium genomic window:
- a CDS encoding peroxiredoxin, whose protein sequence is HELYGCFKPKSLYGKTALGVDRSTFLIDKDGVVRRVWRGVDVSKHAAEVRAALEEIVAAKP, encoded by the coding sequence TCCACGAGCTCTACGGCTGCTTCAAGCCGAAGTCGCTCTACGGCAAGACGGCCCTCGGCGTGGACCGCTCGACCTTCCTGATCGACAAGGACGGCGTCGTCCGCCGCGTCTGGCGCGGCGTGGACGTCTCGAAGCACGCCGCCGAAGTGCGCGCGGCGCTGGAGGAGATAGTCGCCGCGAAGCCGTGA